The Myripristis murdjan chromosome 8, fMyrMur1.1, whole genome shotgun sequence genomic sequence CATTGgtgcacaaaacacagcaacaacagggagacaggaggttGCTAATTTAACAAATATATGGGAAGATGCTTTAACAAAGtccttttttgtcttcttgCCCTTGACCTGGGCAGCTGATGGACTGCCACCACATCACTGTTACCACAGTAAACAAGTCAAGAAATGAAACCCTGCACCACTATTTTATTGACTGTGATGATGGACTGTTGTgcaaatgacattttctgttgttcagCAGCAAATGTGAGGTCATGGTAcagatctgttcacactgatgtcagatacAGGTCACATACAAAGATGAATGTGAACAGTTAAGGCAAAAAGATGAGATCTTAGGAAAAAATCAGAATAGGGTCACTTTAAACTGCTGTGTGACTGTAGCCTAAGAGACTGAGTTTTCCTTTACTGGTTTTTGTACATGTtcactgacagtgtgtgtttgtgttcatccTTGTGCAGGACATGGATGATATGGACGCTGACCTGTTTGCATCAAAGAAAAAGCCTAGCTCAGCCCCCACACAAACAAAGCTCTCAGCTAATAAACCAGAGGGAACAGGTAATTTGGTGCAGGGTGTTTCTCCATAAATTACTTTCTCACTATTAGTTTTATATCATTACTGGCTTTGATGTTTCCATTAATAAcagtgatgagagagagagctgtgtttAACCTCTTTATTCAGATGAGCCCACCTCGGAGTGGAAGAAGCCAAGCTCTGCCCCTTCATCCACAATACGTTCCTACAAGAAGCCCACCCTCTCTGGTGAGTAAACCTCCCATACCCATCTGACCCTGTGACTGGCCTTGATCAGTCACAACAGCATCAACCAAGCCGTCCCATTAAGAAAGCTGTACACACTTTACAGATAACTGTGTATTATTGTTCTCTCAAATTGCTGAATTAattcagatgatgatgatggtggtggaggtggaggccaAACACCTTACACTAAAGGTACCTTGACACAGATTCATGTCTCAGTTTGGCCTTTAGATTTTAGTTGGATAATATCAATCAGTGTCAACTGTAACAGTAGATTATTATTGTCTCTGTGTATAGTTTACTTAGGATAGGTGTATGTGACAAAAGCCCCCAGTTGAGTAGTCCACACAAATTTGTACCACTTGAGGCGTGATTTGCCACTATACTTATGATGGTTTATTAGGTCAAAAATTGGGTTTGATTAATTCAGCTAATCTTGTAAAGTGCCCTGTTCTTCAGTTGCTTCCCAACTCCTAAAATACCTATTCAACAAATTTTTTGCTTTGTATAAAGACATATGCTTAGTCAAAGTCAATAATtaaaatagaattaaatttatttggacataattgtattgtatattttaagtattttaagtATAAATTTAAGTATGTTATATGTTCATATTGGACACTGCTGATATCCACTATAcctgtaaaacaaaaatcagcacACCCTAGTATTGCTGtaacatttttcacaatacTGTAATGATTCTCTATCCCTTGTGTCAATATTTACTATTCATGCACTTAACTTTTATGATGTTATGACACCTACATTTTAGTGCATTGTGTTAAATGAGTTgtgctaattctgttttaagGAACTGCAATAggaatattaaattaaatttctttTTGTAAAACTGCCACCCGTTAATCATATAATATGTatgtgatattttattattctgttttttttgtttgtttgtttgttttgttttgttttgttttttgtttttattattcaatCTAGTCGACCCCTTGGCTGACCTGCTTGATGACTTGAGTCTAAAGGAAACCAAGGCAGAACCTGAACCTAGCACACATAAAGCTAAACTTGAAAAATCAGTATTATCTCCTGCAGTATCCCCTATAATCAAGAGGGAAAAGGGTgagctttgatttatttttccataattctTAAGTTTTAATATCCCTATTTGATAAAACACACcgtgtaatgtgtgtgtattctttcTTCACCAGTTACAACACCAAAGAAACAGGACGAGCTTACAtttgacgatgatgatgacctAATGACATTTGACACTGAAAATTACAGTACTAAAAAAAAGGAGAGTGTGCTCAGCCTCGGCAGAGAAAGGTAACACCTCTGATCTATACATTGTAATCTCATAATGTGGGTTTGCTCAAATGAAGGCTCCAGTCAATATGGCAAATATGataatgaaaattattttgctgAATATTAAGCTCATGATTAATTGTCTTGATTTTATATTTCGTTTTATTGCATCTCATTTGATTTAAAACCAAAAAGATTATGCACTTTTAGGGAATTGACATTTTGACTTTCAGACTGAGAAGCAGGATTTTCCTCTTCAACGTTTAATCTGTCTGTTCTATCCCACATTGCTTGTTGCTAGGAAGGAAAGAGTGAGACACAAAAATaggtctttgtctttctttcctaCCAGAGCTGCCTGTTTTTCCAccttaattttcattttcatgtggtAGGCACTCATTGCGCATTCAAAATTGTAGTTGGTCACATACAGTGATGGACTTGATAGATGTATTTTCAGGTGAGTTGAAAATATAAGACACACTCCATTAGTACAGAATTACATTACTATTAAATGTGGAAACATAAAATCTTAATATCTCATTCTCTATGTAAAGATTGCAGTCCTGGCACAAATGTGTAAGTTCTGTGAACGACATACAAGGTAGCAGATAACAGAGTACAGTGTAATGGTCAGCAATCACTAATAGTTAGATCTTGTGCCATTAGGTGGCTACAGTGACCTCGGCAATGTGAGCCCGGTGCCAATAGGTGGCTGTGGTTTTGCTTGCTTTTATTGGAGTTGTATAcacatttggggaaaaaaaggttttgtgaCTTTTTCTCAAGGTTTTTATATAAATCAAGAAATCGATCCTAAAGGTtacctccctcctttcctctccctccttagTCGTGAGCCTCCACAGAAAACTCGTACCAAGTTGGATGAGATTTTGGAGCGCGGGACATCCCCTCGTCATCTGGAGCGACCACCTACAGGGGAAAGGAAAGACCAGCCTCCACTTCAAAAGCAGCAACAAGAGAAGACCTCTACTACTAAGGGtaacaaaaaatatgttgcttttaatcTAGCATAGATCTGAACAAGCATCCTTTGTAAGAATGGATAGATCAaagctcatttttgttttttttgccttatgTTAGAACCCTTACTAGAAGATGACCTTACATTTGGTTCCTATCAGCCTACATTGTCATCCACTCCGGAAGGACGCCAGTCACGTAGGCAGTCTGTCAGGTGTGTGTAAAGTCAAACCTGAACATTTTACAGTAGGTTTTTGCTCCAGAGAACTGCATGCTGACAGTATATCTTTGATAGAGAAAGATTATAATAAATAAGGTTCTCCTAGGTTTTCCAAGGAGGATGTCAGTGCCTCTTCTCCAGAAAAGAAACCAAAATCTGCCATTCCTGCCActcccaccacccccacctccacgCGCCCCCGCAGCTCAGCTGACTGGCTTGGTCTCAAGACAAACGATGAGTATAATTATCTAGAAGATGAAACCAAGGAGCAAAAGACTCCAAAGACTCCCTCCTCTGCTGTAGAGGAAAGAGGGCCCTCTCTGACTGGTAGCGGTGCCACATCTGCTATAAACACAGAAGGAGAGACCTTAGCCCCAGAAAACAAAGTGCCAATGCCAGAAGTACCCAAAAGCCAAAagaaggatgaggaagaggatgactGGCTAACTGGAGTGCTGAGCAGGAAGAAAGGTCTAGTAGCATCAAACTCAGAGGCAAGAAGGGCCAAGCAAGAAGACTCTTTGGGCCTAGGAGAGGAGATGAACTTGGAGTCAGTTGTTAGGTACTGtggaagacacacacaaccacagaaGTAACAGAACAAATAACCCACTCATGTTTCCCAGTATTGATTGATTATCTGCTCTGTTTTGCAGCAAACAGGTCTCTTCATCAGCTCCCAGGAGCAGAGAGGACACATCAACGTCCATCAAGGAACCCAGGTAGGATATTTCTCATGTCAGTCCATACACTGTAGTTATGTGAAATTCATATAAATACCTGACTCTTGCTATTGTTCACTCTTGTTGTGTCTTGTAGACAGCCCAGCCACACCGCTCACTCTACCCCAGTGAGAGATGAGACATCCAAACAAGGTAATCACTGATCAGCACAAAGTAATCTATCAAAGTGACTACTCTTTCAGCACAGTGGAGATTAATTTTGTCTCATTTAGGCCACATTTCTATGTAACGTTTGTTCTagaaaaatgatgtttttttacaTAATCATGGTTTCCTTTGCCATTTAAGTCCAGCCCAAAGCACTCTGCATCTCTAGCAATCTTCCTTAGATTTGATCAGTTTTATTAGTCACACTGTCCTAGAGCCATACATTATGTAACAGATCAGAGACAAGATCCAGGCCTGTCAACAGAATCTGTCATTTTGTTGAATTAAACAAATCAGGCAACATGTTGTGTGCTCACAAACTCTTATTGAAAGCGTGCACATCTACAGTAGCTGGCTCAGTGCTCTGGTAAAATTAGGAAACCAGCAACCAACATTCTGCTGAATCAACTCTTCCTTTTGTACAGAGACCATTCCCGCAAACCTCTcatctccaccacagcctccatcGCTTGTCATCCAGCATACTCTCACCCCACATCCAGACACTTTCTTACCCACTGTAATGTCCCCTTCACCAGCCACTTTCCCCGCAAAGATCAACCATGAACAaacttttgctttgtttcatcCCTCAAACTCCCCTCCTGAAATTACTGGTCCCTTATCAGCCCCAGCTTCTCGCGTAAGCCACCCCCAAcctcagcctcagtctcagTCCCAACCCCACCACTTCACACCCCATCAGGACTCCAGGGCACAAGGATGGCCCAGTCAGGCTGCTGAGCCCCTGCAGTGGCAGCAATTATCCAACCCAAAGGCAGCTACACTGCCCAGCTCTACATGGTGTAGGTAATCTTAGGGAAACATGATATTGGAGACCATTAGATAGCTAGATTAGATAAAGTAGCATGTTCCTCTAATGATGTCATTTCACAGTGGCAGTGTTGATAGAGTCCCAATGATCAACCatggtctttttcttttcagcaaTACCTCAACAAAGCCAAATGCAGAATACAGCCACTGCTGTCCAACAACAGGTATTCTAGCTTTGCCAAAATTGAGGATGTCTTTATTCATGTTTATGATTTTTTGATGTTTCTAAGACCATTTTCTCAACAGATGACACTTTCAGCAGACAGTGTGCAACAACTGTTACTACAACAGCAGGCAAGAAGCGCATCTGTTTAGTAGTTCATTTACTAAAAAAAAGAGCATATTCATCattgtttatttgtgatttgGCTACTCTTCCCCTGAAGATGATGCAGTCTCAGCTGCTGAGTCTAGCTGGTGTTGTGGATGCAGGGTCTCTGCATCCACTGAGAGTGAAAGAGCAACAGTCTGGAGAACATCAAGCTCTACAGGCTCGCATCATCCAGCTGGAAGGACAGGTATGTGGAAGCCATTGGGACCATGATGAGGACAATGCTACTATTACTGCCTATTATTTGTAGGAATGAATAAAGACATATACATACCAATGCAAGAGCTAACAATCGTAGTGGTGATttcattatttacattttaaacctttatttttgtctaataatcaaaaaaataatcaccCTGCTGTCCAAACTCTCCTTCCCTTGTTACCTGAATGTCTTGTCTAACActcctgcatgtttttgttcagaTAAGAACCCTGCAGCTGGAGCGAGACCAAAGCCAGATGTTGTTGGAAAATGTTCAGCAACGGCATAAGCAGGATGTGGAACtcctggagaacacacacaagTAGGTTTTAATCAGTGTTCCTGaaattcgtgtgtgtgtgtgtgtgtgtgtgtgtgtgtgttcactagATATCTGCAGCACTTGTGTACATGTCTAAAATATATTATGCATATTTCCTGCACTTAAAGCAGCTTATGTGTATTTATACTTGACATATAAATATTTCCTTGCACTTCCAGGGCACGTGTGAAGCTGCTCGAGGAATCCGCAGCCCAGAGGGAAGCACGGGCACAGCAGGAGTGCGAGGACCTAATGGAGCGCCTGGCCACAGTTACCCGGCTGGCTGACCAGGAGCGCTCAGAACTGCAGGCTCAGCATCAGCGCAGACTTGCCCAAAGCCAGCAGGACAGAGACCGTGAGGTGGAGAGACTCAGAGACCTGCAGAGGTACAGCAAGGGAACCAATCTTTCCCatagttcattttcatacactAGAACCCAACAAGGCGTTACTTTTAGTATGGGTACAATAATAAAGCAATAAGTAATGAGCACTCTTAACAGAACTGGGGTTACCAACCTGTGTACTCACTTAAAAATGTCTTCGAAGTATTCACACATAAGAATAAAAGatagggaaaataaataaaatcaatatttgttCCTTGGGTACAACATGAGTTGGCCTGAACATCAGCTAGAACATGTCTGATAATGTGTCTGAGTCTTGCTGTTATATAATGCAGTTTATGCTGGAGAACATATGCATACATTACATAAATAAGTGATGTCATTATTTCAcgtttttttccatatttgtcCTACTTTGTCCTTCAGGAAATCTATCTTGGAAATGAAGAAGGACCATGAGGACCAGGTCCAGAGGTTGAAGAGGCTAAAGGATGAGGAGATAGATGCAGTCACAAGTGCAACATCTCAGACCAGGTTAGAAATCATTAAAGGACAATACCAACATCATTCACAGATACAGCCCATTTACTGCTGTCTGCGTCTATGTTACATTCCCCTAATCATTTGGTAATGCATGCTATATGTAAACAGATATTCTGGTACTTGCAATAAGACTACCCTGATAAATGGTTCATCAAAAGTTTCTAATTAGGTTATTATTTAGGTTGTGAACACTATATAAAGCATTAAACAGTTGTAAATAAGTTCCAGCAATTTTCATACATCAGTGGAGACTCAGTATTTGTCAAGACCAAGTTACTGCAGGACTGCATCATTCTGTTATATGTCAGATTTTACTATTAGTGAGTCTGCATCAACGTATGAAAACTGtgtaaaaatttttaaaaaaaatgtactggtATTATCTTTTAAGGGATTAATCCTTAAACTAGATTaaatctttgtttatttaaggGAAAttctacaacaacaaaatgcaaggTGTATTGCTAGTATCTTTTTCAGTATAGTGAAGAAAGGTCATCGTTGTTGTACATTTGTTTGTACCTaatttaaaactgaattaaaattgaatttaaattaaAGCCTTCTTTAAAatctcagtttagtttttacttaAAGCCCAGATCAATTGTTGGGTTGCTCCAACACTTTAAAGTTTGATCAGTGGTTCATGCTAAACTGTTGGAAGTGTTTTAACGTTCAAATTATCAAAATGGAGTGGATGGAGGACCTCAGAAAGATAAGGGAGATTAAGCCCAAATCAGTTTTATGATAATGCCTTTacaattttttatatttttaaaataggCTTGGGGTTGGCATATGCCACTCCTCTCCTACAGATCAGGTGGGCTCATTTATGGCTTCTGATAGCTGAAGCCATGCAGCCTCCCTTCGgtcatggtggtggtggtggaaacAGATTTTCAACATTGGCCAAAACCACCTTGGTGTAGGTCTCTGAATTTATTGCATTCTCTACAAACAGGTGTACTGTTTTCCTGCAGGTCTCTTACAGTGGTGATTGAGCAGATGGAGCAGTTCTCTGTCCGGCTGGGAGATCTCTCCTCTCGGGTGGAGAGCACCCATGAACACACGGCACAGGGCCTGGAACAGGGCGCACGGCAGAGAGATGAACAGCTCCGAAGTAGCTAATACacctacacgcacacacacagacacacacacacatactcactgtATATACACTTTTGAGCTAGACATAAAAATAGGATCAGAGAAGATATGCTTTGCCTCTATGTGGTTCTCTAAGCACATTTTTGCATCACGTGTGTTTCAGTGCTGCAGGAGCGTCTgggccagcagcagagagccatGGCAGAGGAAAGAGCTCAGCTTAAAGAAGTCATTGCTCGGATGAACACTCAGCTTGCCGAGCAGCAGAGACAGCTTGAGAAGGTCAGGGGGTGAAAATCTATAAGGGGacataaatacagaaacacacacacatcccagaCCTCACAGCTGCTACACAAAGAAAACTGAAGTAAATTGAAACAGTTAAGTCCACATACTGTGTATTGCTTCCATGACACATTTATTAACACCTACACTGCAGTTAATTGTAAATGGACAGgctttttaaagtgaaaacaaaggAGGCCTTGGATGGTTGTTAATGCTTCAAATAAATTGCACAGAATATCCTTTTTTAAGCTTATACATGTTTGCCTTGAAATTCTGGTATGGTATAACATAGCTGTGCCCATGCAGACATAGCTTTAACTATTCACACTGGTTATTTCCCAGTTGGAGTAAATATATctcattttttctgtgtttaatgTCCCAGGAGCGTTGGAAGGTGACAGCAGAGCAGGCCAAGGCAGAGTCTATCCAGAGgggcctggaggaggagaagcgcTCCCTCACCATGCATATCAACATGGAAAGGGAAGAGCTGGAAAGAGCCAAGGTAAGGTCTACAGGCTTTCTTACTTCCCCAGGTATCTGCACCAGCACAGCGAACAGGACAGAGCCTTCCCTTGCTGCCATGCCTCCATTGGTGTAGGTTTCTTGGGGTTGGATATGGGATACGTCTTCCTTAATATTTAGTTGTAGTTTCCATGAATAATGGTGTTTTGCTAAAATGTGAACTTCTTACAGGAAGTACCAGTCATtgaggtagagagagggagagagagagagaggcacagacaaacaaatgggTGAGAGTTAATATAGTACAGTCAGGATTACCATGGTTGTGAAATTACTAGAAAGTTTGCTAAATAATCTTAAGATCATTCACCTGGCCATAAAAACTTGCTCGGTCAATATTTTGATCCACTATAGGCATGTGTTGTATTCTTGTTATCAGTCACCTTCCATAACATATGTTTTGAATGTTCAGAAAGTTTTGAACATGAGCAGAGATCTTGCTGAAACACTTATGAGCTATTAAAAGCCAGGCgtttataaattaattaaaatgaattaagtTATAATTGATGTGAGTAGGTAGCACATCAACATGTACTTCCccaaacaaaagacacaaaagagGACAGAAGAGTAAACCATGCCTATATGTGGGTTCACTCAACAGGAATAATGCTGAATGAAGCCAAGCTACAGgagaataaatatttgaaagcAATACATAATGCCTGAGttaaaatgatgcagaaaagGAACAAATTGGTGCATAAAAATTCACCAGAATGCAGGGAATGAAGTGTTTTGACGCTCAAAATTTCTTGAGGGAGGACCTCCAGACCCCCCAGCTTAATGTGTTTCTCCCAGTTTTCATAACTCTACACCCATGCATGGCTCTTCCCTGCTGTTTTGGTCAGACTGCCttgctggaggagcagcagtcGGTGATGCAGCActgcactgaggagaggaggaagctggCGGCTGAGTGGGCCCAGTTTCACACCCAGGAGAAGCAGAGGCAGGAAAGAGCTGAACGGGAGGCCAGCAAGGCTCTGGAGAGGGATGCCCAGAGGGAGGGCTCCATCATCAGCCTGGCACAGGTGAGCGGAGAGAGCTGCTTTGAAAGGGACTTATTTTGGTTGATTTTGACTCAGTTTGGCATATTTTGTAGGCATATTACCTTTAATGTATAAGGATAATGAAAACACCAAGAACTTCATCACAACACC encodes the following:
- the fbf1 gene encoding fas-binding factor 1 isoform X1, translating into MASKPKSKLFKSSYEDKDLFDLRKKPARGGSGNRSSADDDDLYSMLAEAAKGDGGDVEESDISEADPIDILKSLKDMDDMDADLFASKKKPSSAPTQTKLSANKPEGTDEPTSEWKKPSSAPSSTIRSYKKPTLSDDDDGGGGGGQTPYTKVDPLADLLDDLSLKETKAEPEPSTHKAKLEKSVLSPAVSPIIKREKVTTPKKQDELTFDDDDDLMTFDTENYSTKKKESVLSLGRESREPPQKTRTKLDEILERGTSPRHLERPPTGERKDQPPLQKQQQEKTSTTKEPLLEDDLTFGSYQPTLSSTPEGRQSRRQSVRFSKEDVSASSPEKKPKSAIPATPTTPTSTRPRSSADWLGLKTNDEYNYLEDETKEQKTPKTPSSAVEERGPSLTGSGATSAINTEGETLAPENKVPMPEVPKSQKKDEEEDDWLTGVLSRKKGLVASNSEARRAKQEDSLGLGEEMNLESVVSKQVSSSAPRSREDTSTSIKEPRQPSHTAHSTPVRDETSKQETIPANLSSPPQPPSLVIQHTLTPHPDTFLPTVMSPSPATFPAKINHEQTFALFHPSNSPPEITGPLSAPASRVSHPQPQPQSQSQPHHFTPHQDSRAQGWPSQAAEPLQWQQLSNPKAATLPSSTWSIPQQSQMQNTATAVQQQMTLSADSVQQLLLQQQMMQSQLLSLAGVVDAGSLHPLRVKEQQSGEHQALQARIIQLEGQIRTLQLERDQSQMLLENVQQRHKQDVELLENTHKARVKLLEESAAQREARAQQECEDLMERLATVTRLADQERSELQAQHQRRLAQSQQDRDREVERLRDLQRKSILEMKKDHEDQVQRLKRLKDEEIDAVTSATSQTRSLTVVIEQMEQFSVRLGDLSSRVESTHEHTAQGLEQGARQRDEQLRMLQERLGQQQRAMAEERAQLKEVIARMNTQLAEQQRQLEKERWKVTAEQAKAESIQRGLEEEKRSLTMHINMEREELERAKTALLEEQQSVMQHCTEERRKLAAEWAQFHTQEKQRQERAEREASKALERDAQREGSIISLAQEQADLKLRAGELKQKEAAVLQDREALERQREELGREKERLSITAVRLKTRAQEVETFSKLATDKYEEGEQALQRATHIETEHKARLTSIHSQTERLRQQEQQLLQERMRMTALRREMERLRQGLPITHLPQMMPPVFTDYSSMLPNAELTSTLNITPLTSVASPQSIELQARLARLKHTAEKDRDYLQDEQFFLDTLKKSSYSFHTD
- the fbf1 gene encoding fas-binding factor 1 isoform X2, whose product is MASKPKSKLFKSSYEDKDLFDLRKKPARGGSGNRSSADDDDLYSMLAEAAKGDGGDVEESDISEADPIDILKSLKDMDDMDADLFASKKKPSSAPTQTKLSANKPEGTDEPTSEWKKPSSAPSSTIRSYKKPTLSDDDDGGGGGGQTPYTKVDPLADLLDDLSLKETKAEPEPSTHKAKLEKSVLSPAVSPIIKREKVTTPKKQDELTFDDDDDLMTFDTENYSTKKKESVLSLGRESREPPQKTRTKLDEILERGTSPRHLERPPTGERKDQPPLQKQQQEKTSTTKEPLLEDDLTFGSYQPTLSSTPEGRQSRRQSVRFSKEDVSASSPEKKPKSAIPATPTTPTSTRPRSSADWLGLKTNDEYNYLEDETKEQKTPKTPSSAVEERGPSLTGSGATSAINTEGETLAPENKVPMPEVPKSQKKDEEEDDWLTGVLSRKKGLVASNSEARRAKQEDSLGLGEEMNLESVVSKQVSSSAPRSREDTSTSIKEPRQPSHTAHSTPVRDETSKQAIPQQSQMQNTATAVQQQMTLSADSVQQLLLQQQMMQSQLLSLAGVVDAGSLHPLRVKEQQSGEHQALQARIIQLEGQIRTLQLERDQSQMLLENVQQRHKQDVELLENTHKARVKLLEESAAQREARAQQECEDLMERLATVTRLADQERSELQAQHQRRLAQSQQDRDREVERLRDLQRKSILEMKKDHEDQVQRLKRLKDEEIDAVTSATSQTRSLTVVIEQMEQFSVRLGDLSSRVESTHEHTAQGLEQGARQRDEQLRMLQERLGQQQRAMAEERAQLKEVIARMNTQLAEQQRQLEKERWKVTAEQAKAESIQRGLEEEKRSLTMHINMEREELERAKTALLEEQQSVMQHCTEERRKLAAEWAQFHTQEKQRQERAEREASKALERDAQREGSIISLAQEQADLKLRAGELKQKEAAVLQDREALERQREELGREKERLSITAVRLKTRAQEVETFSKLATDKYEEGEQALQRATHIETEHKARLTSIHSQTERLRQQEQQLLQERMRMTALRREMERLRQGLPITHLPQMMPPVFTDYSSMLPNAELTSTLNITPLTSVASPQSIELQARLARLKHTAEKDRDYLQDEQFFLDTLKKSSYSFHTD